Proteins from one Deinococcus planocerae genomic window:
- a CDS encoding universal stress protein, translated as MFHAILVPVDGSGTGNRAASGALALAGRLGARVTFLHVP; from the coding sequence ATGTTCCACGCCATTCTGGTTCCGGTCGACGGCTCGGGCACGGGCAACCGCGCCGCGAGCGGGGCCCTCGCGCTCGCCGGGCGGCTCGGCGCCCGCGTCACCTTCCTGCACGTGCC